In Pseudomonas sp. ADAK18, a single window of DNA contains:
- a CDS encoding LysR family transcriptional regulator — protein sequence MDYLAALTAFIEAADSNNFSRAADRLNIKASTVSRYIKELEQDLGIALFNRSTRALHLTEGGETFLLHAREVLKQLERAKAATSALNQHPRGVLKLNVPPAFCRHHLMPRFKGFLERFPEIKLEVTLENAQVNLIHEGVDLAIRIGTLADSTLKARKLADETLKVCVSPAFAALHEQPSTPEDLIRYPAILGAHLSDEITLIAKDHAVPISLSGSLRLNDLDAQLIAAKDGLGIALLPDWLVAKSLEQGDLQVWLPQWRVQSTEQRSAIWFVYPPKRVVSSKVRCFIDFIVSQIGNPPYWKT from the coding sequence ATGGACTACCTTGCTGCATTAACCGCCTTCATCGAGGCCGCCGACAGCAACAACTTTTCCCGCGCCGCAGACCGGCTGAACATCAAGGCCTCCACCGTCTCCCGCTACATCAAAGAGCTTGAACAGGACCTGGGCATAGCCCTGTTCAACCGCTCCACCCGCGCGTTGCACCTGACCGAAGGCGGTGAGACGTTCCTGCTCCACGCCCGTGAAGTGTTGAAACAACTTGAGCGCGCAAAAGCCGCGACCTCAGCCCTGAATCAGCACCCACGCGGGGTGTTGAAGTTGAATGTGCCTCCAGCGTTCTGCCGCCATCATCTGATGCCAAGATTCAAAGGTTTCCTCGAGCGTTTCCCAGAGATCAAGCTTGAAGTCACCCTGGAGAACGCCCAGGTCAATCTCATCCATGAAGGCGTCGACCTGGCGATCCGGATTGGCACGCTGGCCGACTCCACGCTCAAGGCGCGCAAGCTGGCGGATGAAACCTTGAAGGTGTGCGTCAGCCCGGCGTTTGCGGCCCTGCATGAGCAGCCTTCAACACCCGAAGATTTGATTCGTTATCCCGCCATTCTGGGCGCTCATCTGTCAGATGAAATCACGCTGATTGCCAAAGACCACGCCGTGCCGATTTCGCTGTCGGGAAGCTTGCGGCTCAATGATCTGGATGCGCAGCTCATCGCGGCCAAAGACGGTCTGGGCATCGCGCTGTTGCCGGACTGGCTGGTGGCGAAGAGTCTTGAGCAGGGAGACCTGCAGGTTTGGCTGCCGCAATGGCGCGTTCAGTCCACCGAGCAGCGATCCGCCATCTGGTTTGTCTACCCTCCCAAGCGCGTCGTCTCCTCTAAGGTGCGCTGTTTTATCGACTTCATCGTGAGTCAGATTGGTAACCCGCCCTACTGGAAAACCTAA
- a CDS encoding lactate permease LctP family transporter, giving the protein MQTWQQLYSPLGSLGLSAMAAVIPIVFFFLALAVFRLKGHVAGSITLALSILVAIFAFKMPVDMALAAAGYGFAYGLWPIAWIIVAAVFLYKLTVKSGQFEIIRSSVLSITDDQRLQVLLIGFCFGAFLEGAAGFGAPVAITAALLVGLGFNPLYAAGLCLIANTAPVAFGALGIPIIVAGQVTGIDAFKIGAMTGRQLPLLSMFVPFWLVFMMDGMRGVKETWPAALVAGFSFAVTQYFTSNFIGPELPDITSALASLIALTLFLKVWQPKRTAGAQIAGATSSASVTASAGGFGLPRSTVASPYSLGEIFKAWSPFLILTVLVTIWTLKPFKAMFATGGSMYSWVFNFAIPHLDQLVIKVAPIVTNPTAIPAVFKLDPISATGTAIFFSALISMLVLKIDIRTGLTTLKETFYELRWPILSIGMVLAFAFVTNYSGMSSTMALVLAGTGAAFPFFSPFLGWLGVFLTGSDTSSNALFSSLQATTAHQIGVNDVLLVAANTSGGVTGKMISPQSIAVACAATGLVGKESDLFRFTLKHSLFFATIVGLITLAQAYWFTGMLVH; this is encoded by the coding sequence ATGCAAACCTGGCAACAGCTCTATAGCCCACTCGGCAGCCTCGGCCTGTCCGCAATGGCCGCCGTTATACCCATCGTATTTTTCTTCCTGGCCCTGGCCGTGTTTCGCCTCAAGGGCCACGTAGCTGGCAGCATCACCCTGGCGCTGTCGATCCTGGTAGCGATCTTCGCTTTCAAGATGCCCGTCGATATGGCCCTGGCTGCCGCCGGTTACGGCTTTGCCTACGGCCTGTGGCCAATCGCCTGGATCATTGTCGCCGCCGTATTCCTCTACAAATTGACGGTGAAAAGCGGCCAGTTTGAAATCATCCGCAGCTCCGTGCTGTCGATCACCGACGATCAGCGTCTGCAGGTGCTTCTGATCGGCTTCTGCTTCGGCGCCTTTCTGGAAGGTGCCGCCGGCTTCGGCGCACCGGTAGCGATTACCGCCGCGCTGCTGGTCGGGCTGGGCTTCAACCCCCTGTACGCCGCAGGCCTGTGCCTGATCGCCAATACTGCACCAGTGGCCTTCGGCGCCCTGGGGATTCCGATCATCGTGGCCGGCCAAGTCACCGGCATCGACGCGTTCAAGATCGGCGCCATGACCGGCCGCCAACTGCCGTTACTGTCGATGTTCGTGCCGTTCTGGCTGGTGTTCATGATGGATGGCATGCGGGGCGTCAAGGAAACCTGGCCAGCGGCGTTGGTGGCGGGCTTCAGCTTTGCCGTGACCCAATACTTCACTTCAAACTTCATCGGCCCGGAACTGCCGGACATCACCTCAGCCCTGGCCAGCCTGATTGCCCTGACGTTGTTCCTGAAAGTCTGGCAGCCCAAGCGCACCGCAGGCGCACAGATTGCCGGGGCAACGTCCAGCGCATCGGTCACCGCCAGCGCCGGCGGTTTCGGCCTGCCTCGCAGCACCGTCGCTTCGCCCTACAGCCTGGGGGAAATTTTCAAGGCCTGGTCGCCCTTCCTGATTCTGACGGTCCTGGTCACTATCTGGACCCTCAAGCCGTTCAAGGCGATGTTCGCCACCGGCGGCTCGATGTACAGCTGGGTCTTCAACTTTGCGATCCCGCACCTGGACCAGTTGGTGATCAAGGTCGCGCCTATCGTCACTAACCCGACCGCCATTCCAGCCGTGTTCAAACTGGACCCGATTTCCGCGACCGGCACGGCGATTTTCTTCTCCGCCCTGATCTCGATGCTGGTGCTGAAGATTGACATCAGAACTGGTCTTACCACTTTAAAAGAAACCTTCTACGAGCTGCGCTGGCCGATCCTGTCCATCGGTATGGTGCTGGCCTTCGCATTCGTCACCAACTACTCCGGCATGTCGTCGACCATGGCCCTGGTCCTGGCTGGCACCGGTGCAGCCTTCCCGTTTTTCTCGCCTTTCCTGGGTTGGCTGGGGGTATTCCTGACCGGCTCCGACACCTCGTCCAACGCCCTGTTCAGCTCCCTGCAAGCCACCACCGCCCACCAGATCGGCGTCAACGACGTCCTGTTGGTGGCCGCGAACACCAGCGGTGGCGTAACCGGCAAGATGATTTCCCCACAATCGATCGCTGTGGCCTGCGCCGCGACCGGCCTGGTAGGCAAGGAATCCGACCTGTTCCGCTTCACCCTCAAACACAGCCTGTTTTTCGCGACGATTGTCGGGCTGATCACCTTGGCCCAGGCCTATTGGTTCACCGGCATGCTGGTGCACTGA
- a CDS encoding FCD domain-containing protein codes for MGFDQVRQRRLSDDIVEQLEGMILEGTLKSGERLPAERALAEQFGVSRPSLREAIQKLAAKGLLVSRQGGGNYVVDSLGSTFSDPLLHLLENNPEAQRDLLEFRQTLEASCAYYAALRATEVDRERLTAAFEALQDCYARADEVSRVEEGAADARFHLAIAEASHNAVLLHTIRGLFDLLKRNVVTNIGGMYQQRTETRDMLINQHRDLYLAIIEGRAEQAREVSTRHLLYVQEVLAEVRQEVQRMARAERRKGI; via the coding sequence ATGGGCTTTGATCAGGTGCGTCAGCGCCGTTTGTCTGACGATATTGTCGAGCAGCTTGAGGGCATGATCCTTGAGGGCACGCTAAAGTCGGGCGAGCGCTTGCCGGCTGAGCGCGCGCTGGCCGAGCAGTTCGGCGTGTCGCGACCGTCGTTGCGTGAAGCCATCCAGAAGCTGGCGGCCAAGGGGTTGCTGGTCAGTCGCCAGGGTGGTGGCAACTATGTGGTGGACTCGTTGGGCTCAACCTTCAGTGATCCGCTGCTCCATCTGTTGGAAAACAACCCTGAGGCTCAGCGCGATTTGCTGGAGTTTCGTCAGACCCTTGAAGCGTCGTGTGCGTATTACGCGGCGTTACGTGCCACCGAAGTGGATCGTGAGCGGCTCACCGCTGCGTTTGAAGCCTTGCAGGATTGCTACGCGCGGGCGGATGAAGTCAGCCGTGTGGAAGAGGGCGCAGCCGATGCCCGGTTTCACCTGGCTATCGCGGAGGCCAGTCATAACGCCGTACTGCTGCACACCATTCGTGGCTTGTTCGACCTGCTCAAACGTAACGTGGTGACCAATATTGGTGGGATGTACCAGCAGCGTACCGAGACCCGAGACATGCTGATCAATCAGCACCGGGATTTGTACTTGGCAATTATCGAAGGGCGAGCGGAACAGGCGCGGGAGGTTTCAACACGTCACCTGCTGTATGTGCAGGAAGTGTTGGCGGAAGTGCGTCAAGAGGTTCAACGCATGGCTCGGGCGGAGCGGCGTAAGGGGATATAA
- a CDS encoding DUF6124 family protein: protein MKKISPNPPCTSPSGTNIFCIAKNIDTETLLVQACETLASLNAITADLAFELDGVHRYKLLATQQLSALGELLVARALDILVPTADLETVGRTAP from the coding sequence ATGAAAAAGATCAGCCCCAATCCACCATGCACGAGCCCGTCCGGTACCAACATCTTCTGTATCGCTAAAAACATCGACACCGAAACCCTGCTCGTACAGGCCTGCGAGACACTCGCGTCGCTGAACGCTATCACTGCTGATCTGGCTTTTGAGCTTGATGGTGTCCATCGCTATAAGCTTCTTGCAACCCAGCAATTGAGCGCCTTGGGTGAATTGCTAGTGGCGCGCGCACTGGACATTCTTGTGCCAACAGCAGATTTAGAAACTGTGGGTAGGACAGCTCCCTGA
- a CDS encoding FAD-binding and (Fe-S)-binding domain-containing protein, with protein MSLPAAFLADVAQLIPKNRRFDDPLSTLAFGTDASFYRLIPQLVIRVESEDEVVALLQLAQRDRVPVTFRAAGTSLSGQAISDSVLIVLGDNWNAREIRGLGTQIRLQPGVIGAQANAWLAPFGRKIGPDPASINACKIGGIVANNASGMCCGTAQNTYHTLAGIRLVLADGSRLDTEDAASVSAFRQHHGNLLEQLATLGRETRANAELAAKIRHKYRLKNTTGLSLNALVDFDEPLDILSHLLVGSEGTLGFISAVTYDTVIDHPNKASALIVFPDVETCCNAVTVLKTQPVSAVELLDRRSMRSVQDKPGMPAFVQHLSENACALLIESRAASSTLLHEQLALIMASLAGFPVEKQVDFTEDPVENARLWAIRKDTFPAVGAVRKTGTTVIIEDVTFPVEQLAIGVNRLIELFDKHHYDEAILFGHALEGNLHFVFTQGFNSAEEVARYQAFMDDVAQLVAVEFGGSLKAEHGTGRNMAPFVELEWGSDAYQLMWQLKRLLDPNGILNPDVVLSEDPQIHLKHLKPLPAADELVDKCIECGFCEPVCPSKGLTLSPRQRIVIWRDIQAKKRAGVNTTQLETAYHYQGIETCAATGLCAQRCPVGINTGDLVKKLRSRDANRTKTADWLATHFSTALQGARFTLHVANGARMLLGAPRLAKLSATVTKLSKGQIPQWTNAMPQPEKAIRFSPTVSDERPRVVYLAACVSRAMGPSAGDKEQMSLYDKTRGLLEKAGYQVVFPDNQDSLCCGQTFASKGYAEQAEHKREELIGALLHASRGGLDPIYCDTSPCTLRLVQDLGETRLDLYDPVRFIRTHLMDRLDFTPQEAPIAVHVTCSTQHLGESQALIDLVRKCSHTVVIPEGIHCCGFAGDKGFTTPELNAHSLRSLKDAVQHCSEGISTSRTCEIGLSQHGGIDYHGLVYLVDRVTQARTH; from the coding sequence ATGAGCCTGCCTGCTGCTTTTCTTGCTGATGTCGCACAGTTGATCCCGAAAAATCGACGCTTCGACGATCCACTTTCCACGCTTGCCTTCGGCACCGACGCCAGCTTTTACCGACTGATCCCACAACTGGTGATCCGCGTCGAATCAGAGGACGAGGTGGTCGCCTTGCTGCAACTGGCGCAGCGCGACCGGGTACCGGTGACCTTTCGCGCCGCCGGCACCAGCCTCTCCGGACAGGCCATCAGCGACTCGGTCCTGATTGTGCTGGGCGACAATTGGAACGCTCGCGAAATTCGCGGCCTGGGTACGCAAATCCGCCTGCAACCCGGTGTGATCGGGGCCCAGGCCAATGCCTGGCTCGCGCCGTTCGGGCGCAAGATTGGCCCGGACCCGGCGTCGATCAATGCCTGCAAGATCGGCGGCATCGTCGCCAACAATGCCAGCGGCATGTGCTGCGGCACCGCGCAAAATACCTATCACACCCTCGCGGGCATTCGCCTGGTATTGGCAGATGGCAGTCGCCTGGACACCGAAGATGCTGCCAGCGTTTCAGCCTTCCGCCAACACCACGGCAACCTGCTGGAGCAGTTGGCAACCCTGGGCCGCGAGACCCGCGCCAATGCTGAGCTGGCTGCAAAAATCCGCCACAAATACCGTCTGAAAAACACCACCGGCCTGTCACTCAATGCCCTGGTGGATTTCGACGAGCCGCTGGATATCCTCAGCCATTTGTTGGTGGGCTCCGAAGGCACCCTGGGATTTATCAGTGCGGTGACCTACGACACCGTGATCGATCATCCCAACAAAGCGTCAGCCCTGATTGTGTTCCCGGATGTAGAAACCTGCTGCAACGCGGTGACAGTACTGAAAACCCAGCCAGTCTCGGCGGTCGAACTGCTGGACCGACGCAGCATGCGTTCGGTGCAGGACAAGCCAGGCATGCCGGCTTTCGTACAACACCTGTCGGAAAATGCCTGCGCATTGCTGATCGAATCCCGCGCCGCGTCTTCCACGCTGCTCCATGAACAACTGGCGCTGATCATGGCTTCACTGGCCGGTTTCCCGGTGGAGAAGCAAGTCGATTTCACCGAAGACCCCGTGGAAAACGCCCGCCTGTGGGCAATCCGCAAAGACACCTTCCCCGCCGTCGGCGCCGTGCGCAAAACCGGCACAACGGTAATCATCGAAGACGTGACCTTCCCGGTCGAACAACTGGCCATCGGCGTTAACCGCTTGATCGAACTGTTCGACAAACATCACTACGACGAAGCCATCCTTTTCGGACATGCATTGGAAGGGAATCTGCACTTTGTCTTCACCCAAGGCTTCAACAGTGCCGAAGAAGTCGCACGCTACCAGGCGTTCATGGACGACGTCGCACAGTTGGTGGCGGTGGAGTTCGGCGGCTCACTGAAAGCCGAACACGGCACCGGCCGCAATATGGCGCCTTTCGTCGAGCTGGAATGGGGCAGCGATGCCTACCAATTGATGTGGCAGCTCAAGCGCCTGCTGGACCCCAACGGCATTCTCAACCCAGACGTGGTGCTCAGCGAAGACCCGCAAATCCACCTTAAACACCTCAAGCCATTGCCCGCCGCCGACGAGCTTGTGGATAAGTGCATCGAGTGCGGCTTTTGTGAGCCGGTCTGCCCGTCAAAAGGCCTGACCTTGAGCCCACGCCAGCGCATCGTGATATGGCGCGACATCCAGGCCAAAAAACGCGCAGGCGTCAACACCACCCAGCTGGAAACCGCTTACCACTACCAGGGCATTGAAACCTGCGCCGCCACCGGCTTGTGCGCCCAACGTTGCCCCGTAGGCATCAACACCGGCGACCTGGTGAAAAAGCTGCGCAGCCGCGACGCCAACCGTACGAAAACGGCCGACTGGCTGGCGACGCACTTCTCTACGGCTCTGCAAGGTGCCCGCTTCACCCTGCACGTCGCCAATGGCGCGCGGATGCTGTTGGGCGCGCCGCGGCTGGCAAAGCTTTCCGCCACCGTGACCAAGCTGTCCAAGGGGCAAATCCCCCAATGGACCAACGCTATGCCACAACCGGAAAAGGCCATTCGCTTCAGCCCCACCGTGAGCGATGAGCGGCCACGCGTCGTGTATCTGGCGGCCTGCGTGTCACGGGCGATGGGACCGTCGGCGGGCGACAAAGAACAAATGTCGCTGTACGACAAAACCCGTGGCCTGCTGGAAAAGGCCGGCTATCAAGTCGTCTTTCCCGACAATCAGGACAGCCTGTGCTGCGGCCAAACGTTCGCCTCCAAAGGCTACGCCGAACAAGCCGAACACAAGCGCGAGGAACTGATCGGCGCCCTACTCCACGCCAGCCGTGGCGGCCTCGACCCGATCTATTGCGATACCAGCCCGTGCACCCTGCGACTGGTGCAAGACCTGGGCGAAACCCGCCTGGACCTCTACGACCCGGTACGGTTTATCCGCACCCACCTGATGGACCGTCTCGACTTCACACCCCAAGAGGCGCCCATCGCCGTACACGTCACCTGCAGCACCCAGCACCTGGGAGAAAGCCAGGCCTTGATCGACCTCGTCCGGAAATGCAGCCACACCGTGGTAATCCCCGAAGGCATTCACTGCTGCGGCTTTGCCGGTGACAAAGGCTTCACCACGCCGGAGTTGAATGCCCACTCACTGCGCTCGTTGAAAGATGCGGTACAACATTGCAGCGAAGGCATCTCCACCAGCCGTACCTGTGAGATCGGCCTGAGCCAGCATGGCGGGATTGATTATCACGGATTGGTGTATCTGGTGGATCGCGTCACCCAGGCTCGCACCCACTAA
- the smpB gene encoding SsrA-binding protein SmpB, protein MAKQKKHPTGTIAQNKKARHDYFIEHRFEAGLVLAGWEVKSLRASKLQLVDSYVLLKDGEAWLLGSHITPLTTASTHVIADPVRTRKLLLNARELEKLAAAVQQKGYACICLSWYWSKHLVKCEIALGKGKKEYDKRDTERERDSNRELHRAVRNKGKED, encoded by the coding sequence ATGGCTAAACAAAAGAAACACCCAACAGGGACCATCGCGCAAAACAAGAAGGCGCGACACGACTACTTCATCGAACATCGTTTCGAGGCTGGCTTGGTCCTGGCCGGCTGGGAAGTAAAGAGTCTGCGGGCAAGCAAGCTGCAACTGGTCGACAGCTACGTGCTGCTCAAAGACGGTGAAGCATGGCTGCTCGGCAGTCACATCACGCCGCTGACCACCGCCAGCACACACGTCATTGCCGACCCGGTACGTACGCGCAAGCTGCTGCTCAATGCCCGCGAACTGGAAAAGCTCGCCGCTGCCGTGCAACAAAAAGGTTATGCCTGCATCTGCCTGTCGTGGTACTGGAGCAAGCACCTGGTCAAGTGCGAAATCGCCTTGGGCAAGGGCAAGAAGGAATACGACAAGCGTGACACCGAGCGCGAGCGCGACTCCAATCGGGAATTGCATCGCGCCGTGCGTAACAAGGGCAAGGAAGACTGA
- a CDS encoding HNH endonuclease signature motif containing protein, whose amino-acid sequence MTRKKKRTPIPTDVAAQVLFLSDRTCCVCRTKGKPVQIHHVDEDPSNNLSSNLSTLCFDCHRETQIRGGFDRKLDADQVILYRNDWLRIVATERATSEAKREKRSDRDALDVELITSIAEIYRETKQFDSLAVHYDVIGNKELRDKYVEQAISGGASADTIFYLRGSLQQRPDLVPEEIIDDHLAEFSDGDDHEQHARALLAIGRRLEAAQKYIQGINDSLQNENWFSAAFYIREFTEEKLIEDLLKAAYRESTDQGETWWQVRALEELGWAAELKELLLRKKDEIEISGNLSLMELLAEAQGDRALSNSLRKAIARGSIPE is encoded by the coding sequence ATGACAAGAAAGAAAAAACGAACGCCGATCCCAACTGATGTTGCTGCGCAGGTGTTGTTCTTGTCTGACCGAACCTGCTGCGTGTGTCGAACGAAGGGAAAACCAGTTCAGATTCATCATGTCGATGAAGATCCGTCCAACAATCTATCCTCAAATCTCTCGACCCTGTGCTTTGACTGTCATCGGGAAACCCAAATTCGCGGTGGGTTCGATCGGAAGCTAGATGCCGATCAAGTGATCCTTTATCGGAATGATTGGCTGAGAATTGTGGCAACCGAAAGGGCTACCTCAGAGGCGAAACGGGAGAAAAGGTCAGACAGAGATGCGCTCGATGTAGAGTTGATTACGAGCATTGCAGAGATATATCGGGAAACAAAACAGTTTGATTCGTTAGCAGTTCACTACGATGTCATCGGCAACAAAGAGCTCCGTGACAAATACGTCGAGCAGGCCATCAGCGGTGGGGCTTCAGCAGATACGATTTTTTACTTACGAGGCAGCCTGCAACAACGACCGGATCTTGTTCCAGAGGAAATCATTGATGATCATCTAGCCGAATTTAGCGACGGTGATGATCACGAACAACACGCAAGGGCACTCCTTGCCATCGGCCGGCGCTTAGAGGCCGCACAGAAATATATTCAGGGTATTAATGACTCATTACAGAATGAAAATTGGTTCTCTGCGGCCTTCTACATCCGAGAGTTCACGGAAGAAAAGCTGATCGAAGATTTACTCAAGGCCGCATACCGAGAATCTACCGACCAGGGAGAGACGTGGTGGCAGGTCCGAGCACTAGAAGAGCTGGGCTGGGCTGCAGAACTAAAGGAGCTACTTCTACGGAAGAAAGATGAGATTGAAATCTCAGGAAATTTGTCGCTCATGGAACTCCTCGCTGAAGCACAGGGGGACCGGGCTCTGTCTAACAGTTTACGGAAAGCAATAGCACGAGGATCGATTCCCGAGTAG